The following nucleotide sequence is from cyanobacterium endosymbiont of Braarudosphaera bigelowii.
ACCACAAACGAATATATCCATTATCTGAACTGTAAAACAATAAGTCTAATAATAGCTTGGAAGCAAATTGAAATTCTTCTTCAATGGATAGTTTCTTGGTTCCTTTCATCTTACAATTATAATAGTAATTAAAATTACTAAAGTATTTACCAAGTAATTTACTCTCTTTTGGGTCTTTATTTTGCTCGGTCATTTGTTCAAGTAAAGTAACTGCTCTTCGGATTAATTCCTGATGTTGCCCAATAACATAACATATAAGAATTATTGACAATCTTGTTTGTCTCGCAGTGCAACCTTTCAAGAAGTCTCGAGATTCTTTAATATCTTGATTAGACCACAGTTTAATTTCTTTTGATAAGTATGTATTAATTCCTAGATCCAAAGAAGATCTAAATATTGTGTCTGCAGTAATAGGAATTAAGGACTCACTAGCTAGCAAAACTATATCTAAATAAACATGAATATAGCTAAGTTTTTCAGTGATAGAGAACTTACTTAAGGGTTCATTTACCCAACGGTCTATTATGACAGAATTAGTAATAATTAAAGACATATAATATTTTTCGAACTAAATTGACTATTAAATCTTACAAACAATTATTCTTGACAAGAATAATTTAAACGAATTCAAAAATAATTTGCACTTAACTCTAAAAAACAAAATAAAAACATATTAATATTTTCTTTAAATCAATTTAACTATAAGATATTTGTTTTTATATTAACCAGGAAAGAAAGATACTCTATTTTTAATTTATGGACAATATACATATTTTCCAAAATAGAAATTTCAATATCTTCGCCTATCTTCATTT
It contains:
- a CDS encoding DUF3038 domain-containing protein yields the protein MSLIITNSVIIDRWVNEPLSKFSITEKLSYIHVYLDIVLLASESLIPITADTIFRSSLDLGINTYLSKEIKLWSNQDIKESRDFLKGCTARQTRLSIILICYVIGQHQELIRRAVTLLEQMTEQNKDPKESKLLGKYFSNFNYYYNCKMKGTKKLSIEEEFQFASKLLLDLLFYSSDNGYIRLWLTSLNYSSLNSIQNLHDIVE